Proteins encoded together in one Prosthecobacter debontii window:
- a CDS encoding methyltransferase domain-containing protein: MKNPLPLCDFYAPNEASIEALTADGLDLMTRRTAGTHAAFALPLLRPGMRLLDCGCGPGSITLGLAERVRPGGVIGVDYNGSLLDQANQAATERGLNAAFLKGNVYELPFGAAEFDGVFSHALFEHLSRPTAALMELRRVMKPGAFIALRSPDWGGFVLDPWDGDVSAAINAYRDLLVENGSDVLAGRKLGAWLRATGFHHVTPSASYEISPSTRLIADFIATQLEQNDQQAGAFILREWASQPGALFAQSWFEAVGWKPWI; this comes from the coding sequence GTGAAAAATCCTCTTCCTCTTTGCGACTTCTACGCCCCTAACGAGGCCTCGATCGAGGCTCTGACTGCGGATGGCCTGGACCTCATGACCCGCCGCACCGCAGGCACGCATGCCGCCTTTGCCCTACCGCTGCTGCGCCCCGGCATGCGGCTGCTGGATTGCGGCTGCGGCCCCGGCTCCATCACGCTCGGCCTCGCTGAACGGGTGCGGCCCGGGGGTGTCATCGGGGTGGACTACAATGGCTCCCTGCTGGATCAGGCTAATCAAGCCGCGACCGAGCGGGGGTTGAATGCTGCCTTCTTGAAAGGCAACGTTTACGAACTGCCCTTTGGAGCGGCGGAGTTTGACGGGGTGTTTTCCCACGCACTGTTCGAGCACCTGTCACGACCGACTGCCGCGCTGATGGAGCTGCGGCGGGTGATGAAACCCGGCGCCTTTATTGCCCTGCGCAGCCCGGACTGGGGCGGCTTTGTCCTAGATCCGTGGGATGGTGACGTGTCTGCGGCCATCAACGCCTATCGGGATCTCCTGGTGGAGAATGGCAGTGATGTCCTGGCCGGGCGTAAGCTCGGCGCATGGTTACGGGCCACGGGGTTCCATCATGTGACCCCTTCGGCCAGTTATGAGATCTCCCCTTCTACAAGGTTGATTGCAGACTTCATCGCCACTCAGCTTGAGCAAAATGATCAGCAAGCCGGAGCCTTCATCCTGCGTGAGTGGGCGTCTCAGCCTGGTGCCTTGTTTGCTCAGTCCTGGTTTGAAGCCGTCGGCTGGAAGCCGTGGATCTAG
- a CDS encoding EamA family transporter, which yields MNTSLSIPSSASLGSAPTRPATALVVAAFAAVYLVWGSTYLGMRLAIDSIPPLLMAGTRFMLAGGALYLVMSMRGAARPDLGHWGHATASGALLLMAGNGGVVWAQQTMPSGVVALVVASVPLWIMVVEWLRPHGRRPTAWVVLGLIIGLAGVVTIVMGRGSLGQRMAEPSTAFILVGANICWAIGSIYSRHARKPDSALLSVGMQMFCGGVLQFLLGVLLGEPARFDLAAITATSAWAFVYLTLIGSLVGYTAYIWLLQVSTPSLVSTHAYVNPFVAVLLGWWFLHEPIPQSVIIAGALILSSVILITRFSSSPK from the coding sequence ATGAACACCAGCCTCTCCATCCCCTCTTCAGCCAGCCTGGGCTCCGCTCCCACGCGTCCGGCTACGGCCCTCGTCGTGGCTGCGTTTGCGGCGGTCTATCTGGTGTGGGGCTCCACCTACCTGGGCATGCGGCTAGCTATCGACTCCATCCCGCCTCTGCTCATGGCGGGCACTCGCTTCATGCTGGCCGGGGGCGCTCTATATCTGGTCATGAGCATGCGGGGTGCGGCACGGCCTGATCTCGGGCACTGGGGACATGCCACGGCATCTGGGGCGCTGTTGCTCATGGCCGGGAATGGCGGCGTTGTCTGGGCTCAGCAGACCATGCCCTCCGGCGTCGTAGCTCTGGTGGTGGCCTCGGTGCCGCTCTGGATCATGGTGGTGGAGTGGCTCCGCCCGCATGGACGAAGACCCACGGCCTGGGTGGTGCTCGGTTTGATCATCGGTCTAGCCGGTGTAGTCACCATCGTGATGGGGCGTGGATCGCTCGGCCAGCGCATGGCGGAGCCCAGCACCGCCTTTATCCTGGTGGGGGCAAACATCTGTTGGGCGATTGGCTCCATCTACTCCCGTCACGCGCGAAAACCGGACTCCGCACTGCTGAGCGTAGGCATGCAGATGTTCTGTGGCGGTGTTCTGCAATTCCTGTTAGGCGTGTTACTCGGTGAGCCGGCTCGGTTTGACCTCGCCGCTATCACTGCCACGTCCGCCTGGGCCTTCGTCTATCTCACCCTCATCGGATCCTTAGTGGGTTACACCGCCTACATCTGGCTTCTGCAGGTGAGCACGCCGTCTCTCGTCTCCACCCATGCTTATGTAAATCCCTTCGTCGCTGTGCTGCTCGGCTGGTGGTTCCTGCATGAGCCCATCCCCCAGAGCGTGATCATCGCGGGCGCTCTCATTCTCTCCTCCGTGATCCTCATCACCCGTTTCTCCTCTTCTCCCAAGTGA
- a CDS encoding aminopeptidase — MHDPRVDQLARQLVRYSTQVKKGDFVWIDCFDVPGYVAQSLIRAVVEAKGRPIVKLHDTTVTRELMIHADEVQYDVMAENYLDLMKKMDCYIAVRGSHNITENSDVPPEKMKMVMSKMRPFQNERVNNTRWCVLRWPTSAMAQQAGMSTQAFEDFFFKVCLLDYAALIPAMNSLKKLMDKAKEVHITGPGTDLRFSLKGLKSIVCGGRHNIPDGEVFSAPVKDSVEGVISYNAPTIYQGIAFDSVKLEFSKGKIINATANNTEAINKILDSDEGARYIGEFAIGFNREIREPMRDILFDEKIAGSFHFTPGQAYEGIADNGNRSQVHWDLVNIQRPDYGGGEIHFDGLLIRKNGKFVLPELQPLN; from the coding sequence ATGCACGATCCACGCGTTGACCAGCTCGCTCGCCAACTTGTCCGTTACTCCACTCAGGTTAAGAAAGGAGATTTCGTCTGGATCGATTGTTTCGATGTGCCCGGTTATGTGGCCCAGTCGCTGATCCGTGCCGTGGTGGAGGCAAAAGGCCGCCCGATCGTGAAGCTGCATGACACCACGGTCACTCGTGAGCTGATGATCCATGCGGATGAGGTCCAGTATGACGTGATGGCGGAGAACTACCTCGACCTCATGAAGAAGATGGACTGCTACATCGCTGTGCGTGGCAGCCATAACATCACCGAGAATAGTGATGTGCCGCCGGAGAAGATGAAGATGGTCATGTCGAAGATGCGCCCTTTCCAAAACGAGCGCGTCAACAACACCCGCTGGTGCGTGCTGCGCTGGCCTACCAGTGCTATGGCTCAGCAGGCGGGCATGAGCACGCAGGCCTTCGAGGACTTTTTCTTCAAAGTTTGTTTGCTGGATTACGCCGCCCTCATCCCGGCTATGAACTCGCTGAAAAAGCTCATGGATAAGGCCAAGGAAGTGCACATCACCGGTCCAGGTACGGATCTGCGCTTCAGTCTCAAGGGTCTGAAATCCATCGTCTGTGGTGGCCGTCATAACATCCCGGATGGAGAAGTCTTCAGCGCACCCGTGAAGGATAGCGTGGAGGGCGTGATCAGCTACAATGCGCCGACCATTTACCAAGGCATCGCCTTCGACTCCGTGAAGCTGGAGTTTTCTAAGGGCAAGATCATCAATGCCACGGCGAACAATACCGAGGCCATCAATAAGATCCTCGATAGCGATGAAGGCGCTCGCTACATCGGCGAATTCGCCATTGGCTTTAACCGGGAAATCCGCGAGCCGATGCGTGACATCCTGTTCGATGAAAAGATCGCCGGAAGCTTCCACTTCACCCCAGGGCAAGCCTACGAAGGCATCGCCGATAACGGCAATCGCAGCCAAGTGCATTGGGATCTGGTGAATATCCAGCGCCCCGACTATGGCGGCGGTGAAATCCACTTCGATGGCCTACTCATCCGCAAGAACGGTAAGTTTGTCCTGCCTGAGCTACAGCCGCTGAATTGA